The Gemmatimonadaceae bacterium genome contains the following window.
GTTGAGTCTATAGTAGAGGTCTGAGCGGAAGGACCCGCGCTGCACGGACTCGCGCAGCGGACGGTTGGTCGCCGCCACCACGCGCACGTCCACCGGGATGGACTGCGTGCCGCCCACGCGCGTGACCTCACGCTCTTCCAACACGCGCAACAGCTTGACCTGCGTGCTGGGCGGGATCTCGCCAATCTCGTCGAGGAACAGCGTGCCGCCGTCCGCCAACTCGAAACGTCCGATGCGACGCTCGGCGGCGCCGGTGAAGGAGCCCTTCTCGTGGCCGAACAGCTCGCTCTCGAGCAGCGTCTCCGGCAGCGCGCCCACGTTCACGGCAATGAACGGCTTGCTGCGCCGCGGCGAAAGCTTGTGAATGGCGCGCGCGACCAGCTCCTTGCCCGTGCCGCTCTCGCCCTCGATGAGCACCGTGCTCGACACCGGCGCCATCTGGCCAATAGCCACCAACACTTCGCGGACCGCCTCGCTCTCGCCATATAGCCCCGTCTCGCGCGCGACGCGCTGACGGTCGAGCAGTTCGTTCACACTCTGCCGCAGCGCCTCCGGGCTCACCGGCTTGTTGATGACCTCGGCGAAGCCAATCGCCTTGAGCTTCAGCTCCAGCTGGGGATCGCCGATGTCGGCCAGGCCGAGCACGGCGGCGCCGCCCCAGAGCTGGTCGCGTACGATGGCCAGAGTCTGCGGGTCCAGCAGGTTGCCGGTGAACACGATGACGTCCGGCCGCGCCTTGCGCACCTCGGATGGCAGGTCGTCCAACGGCGACACCACCGCGGTGCGCACGTCGTCGGCCTCGAGCAGCGCGTTGAGGCGTACCGCCGGCTCGACGTCGGCAAGCGTAATGAGAACGGTCATCGGGGATGCGTCTCCTTCGGGTGGCAACAGCCGCGCTAGCGCTTGACGGTGCCCTGCTTCCAGAACGGGAACGGCACGATGGTGCCGGTGATCCGCTTGCCGCGGATCTCCACCTCAAGTGTGTTGCCTTCCTTGGCGTGCGCGGTGGGCACGTAGGCCGTGCCGAGCCCGACGCCGACGCTGGGGCTCATGATGCCCGACATCACGACACCGCTCGCCGCGCCATCGACGAACACCGGATAGCCGTGCCGCGGAATCGCCTTCTCGGTGAAGGTGAAGCCGACGAGCTTGCGCGGCACACCGGCCGCCTTCTGCGCCTCGAGTGCGCTGCGCCCGACGAAATCGCCCTTCTTCATCTTCACCAGCCAGCCGAGTCCGGCTTCGAGCGGCGTGACCGTGTCGTCGATGTCGTTGCCGTAGAGCGCCATGCCCATCTCGAGGCGCAGCGAGTCGCGGCAGCCGAGTCCGGTGGGCGTGATCTGCTTCGTCTCCATGAGCGCCTTCCAGAGCGCCGCGGAATCCTTCGCGTTGTGGTAGAGCTCGAAGCCGTCCTCGCCCGTGTAGCCGGTGCGCGAGAGCGTCATCGGGATGCCGGCGACGGTGGTCTCGACGAACCAGTAGTACTTGATGTCGGGCAGCGTGGCCGGCGTGAGCGCCTGCAGGATCGACTCGGCCTTGGGGCCCTGCACGGCGAGCAGGCCGATATCGTCGCTCACGTCCTCGAGCGTCGCGTCGAACTTGGAGAGGTAGCGCGAGATGTGCGCGAAGTCCTTGTCCTTGTTCGAGCCGTTCACGACCATCATCACGTGGTCGGCGTAGCGATACACGAGGCAGTCGTCGACAAACGTGCCCTGCTCGGTGAGGATGCCCGAGTAGTGGACCTGTCCGACGGCCAGCGCGGCGACGTCGTTGGAAGTCACGTAGGTGACGAAGTCGATGGCCTGCGCGCCGCGGATGATGAACTCACCCATATGGCTGACATCGAACACGCCGCAGCCCTTTCGCACGGCCTGGTGCTCGACGGTGATGCCGGTGGGATACTGGATCGGCATCTCAAAGCCGGCGAAGGGGACCATCTTGGCGCCGGCCGCCAGGTGGATGTCGTGGAAGGGGGTGCGCTTGAGCGTGGAGTCAGCCGCAGTCATCGCAGACATTCTCGGTCTTGAGGGGAAGGAGTGCGTAGCAGGGAAAGATGCCGAAACGGCAGGCACTTTACCACCCGCCCGCGCAATCGCTCCTTTCTATATAGAAGGTCAAACAACGATGCGGCGTCGAGAAATCGAACGCCATTTTGCCCGTAACGGACAGAGTCCTAACGCGTCCTTGGGGCGGACAGCTAGGGCTGGCACCGCGCGGCTCTCGGTGTCGGCGTGACTTGGACTCAAGCAACCGACTCCGTGCTCGAACTGCTGCTGGCCAGCGCACTCTCCGTCGTCTCCAGCTTCTCCAGCATCGCCGCGCTCCGACTGCGCCGTGCGGTGCGTTCCCTCGAGTCGCGACAGACCGCCGCCGACGCCGAGCCGCGCTCCGTGAGCAGCGCCGATCCCTCGGCGTCCTGGCATACGCTGCCGCTGCTCGCCGCGCGCGACGCCCTGTGGGACTGGGACCTGACCACGGACACGATGCGCTTCACGCCGCGCTGGCGCGAGATCCTCGGCGGTCGGGCGGACGAGGTCACCGCGTCCTCCGACGAGTGGTTCTCCCGCGTGCATCCCGCCGACCTGACCCAGGCGCGCGTGGACGTCGCCGCGCAGACCAACGGTACGCAGGTGCGCTTCGAGAGCGAACACCGCATCCGTCACGACTCCGGGCGATGGATCACGGTGCACTGGGTGGGGACGATCCTCCGCGACGAGACCGGCCGTGCACATCGCGTCGCGGGCAGCGTGCGCGACACCACGGCGCAGCGGCTGGCCGAGGAACAGGCGCGGCGCGAGGCGTTCTACGACTCGCTCACCGGCCTGCCCAACCGCGCCCTCGCGCGCGACCTGCTGCAGCGGGCCATCCGGCGCACGCGCCGTCAGGGCGAGCGCCGCTTCGCCGCACTGATCGTCGACGTCGACCGCTTCTCACACCACGCCGACGCGCTGGGCTTCAGCGCCGCCGACGAACTGTTACGCGCGATTTCCCGCCGCCTCTCACACACGGTGCGCCCCGGCGACGTTGTGGCGCGACTTGAGAACGATGTCTTCCTGCTGCTGCTCGACACCATCCACGAGGAAGCCGAAGCGCGGCAGGTGGCCGTTCGCGTCCTCGCGGCCTTCGAGAAGCCGGTGGAGGTGCTGACCCACGCGGTGCAAGTGAGCGTCAGCATCGGTGTCGCGATGCACGACCAAGCCTTCGACACGCCCGCCGACTACATCCGCAACGCCGAGATCGCCACGACGGCCGCGAAGCGGGTGGGAGGCGCGCGTCAGGCCAGCTTCTTGACGGCGATGCGCGAGGACGTGAAGCACCGCGCCTCGCTCGAACTCGACCTCGCCGGCGCCATCGCCCGCAGCGAACTGCGCCTCTGGTACCAGCCGGTGTTCTCGATCGACGAGCCGGAACCACAGCTCGCGGGCTTCGAGGCCTTGGTGCGCTGGTCGCATCCGCAGCGCGGCCTGCTCGGCGCGCACGAGTTCGTCTCGCTCGCCGAGGAGACGGGCGCCATCGTGCCGCTCGGCGCCTGGGTGATGAGCGAGGCCTGCAAGCACGTCGCGCCGATGGGAAGGGACGGCGGGCATCGGCCCTGGGTCTCGGTGAACATCGCCGCGCGGCAGCTCGCCGATGAAGCACTGGCCGACCTGGTGGATCGCGCCGTGCACGAGTCGTCGATCGACCACGCGCGCCTGCGGCTCGAGGTCACGGAGAACGTGATCCTCGCCAACGAGGAGGTCGCGCGTGGGACCCTGGCGATCCTGCGCGGGCGCGGGCACACGATCCTGATGGACGACTTCGGCACCGGCCACGCCTCGCTGAGCTACCTGCATCGGCTGCCCATCGGCGCGATCAAGATCGACCGTTACTTCGTCGGGCGCATGGACGAGAGCTCGGAGTGCCAGGAGATCGTGCGCTCGGTGGTCGCGCTGGCGCGCTCACTCGGCATGGACGCCGTGGCAGAGGGCGTGGAGCGGCCGCAGCATGTCTCGATGCTGCGCGAGATGGGCTGCCGCTACGTGCAAGGATTCCTGTTGGGCCAGCCGGTGCCACCCGAGGAGACGGCGCGCTTCGTTTCGGCCCCTCCCGCGTTCGCGAGCTGACGGGAACTGACGCGAACTGCGCGAGCTAGGGCCGGCTACCAGCGCGGGCCGAGGGCGTCGCGGAATTCCGCCGCGGTGGCGAACCGATCGCCCGGCGCCTTCATCATCCCGCGCTCAAGGACCTTGGCGATGGCCTCGGGGATCTCGCCGCGCAGCGTCGTCGCCAGCGGCGGCATCTCGGTGACGTGCGCGACCAACTGCCGCGCGCCCTTGTACTCCGAGAAGGGACGGTGCCCGGTGAGCATCTCGTAGCCAAGCATCGCCAGCGAGTAGACATCGGCGCGCGCGTCGGCCGGGTCGTCGTTGACGAACTGCTCCGGCGCCATGTAGCCCGGCGTGCCGACGGCGAAGCCCTTGTCGGTGAGACGCGCCGCGTTGAATGTCGGGTTGCTCTTGCGCAGCTCGCTGAGCGACATCCCGGTGGAGCTGCGGAGGCTCTCCAGCCGGGCGTGGGCCACGCCGAAGTCGGCCAGCACCGCGTGGCTGGACTGGAAGAGCACGTTCGCCGGCTTGAGATCGCGGTGCACGATCCCCACCTCGTGCGCGTGGGCGAGCGCGTCGGAGATTTCGTGCAGGACTTTCATGGCGTCGCGGATGGGCAAGGCCCCGCGTTCCAGCTTGGACTCGAGCGACTCGCCCTCCACGAACGGCATCACGTACCAGATGAGGTCCGTGGTGGAGCCCATCCCGAGGATGGGGACGATGTGCGGATGCTGGAGCTTGACCAGCACGGCGATCTCGCGCTTGAAGCGGGCCAGGGCGACATCGCCCGCCAGCTCGGGCGGCAGCAACTTGATCACCACGTGGCGCGGCAGGTTCGCGTCCACCGCGACGAAGAGGCGGCTCTGACCGCCA
Protein-coding sequences here:
- a CDS encoding sigma-54-dependent Fis family transcriptional regulator, coding for MTVLITLADVEPAVRLNALLEADDVRTAVVSPLDDLPSEVRKARPDVIVFTGNLLDPQTLAIVRDQLWGGAAVLGLADIGDPQLELKLKAIGFAEVINKPVSPEALRQSVNELLDRQRVARETGLYGESEAVREVLVAIGQMAPVSSTVLIEGESGTGKELVARAIHKLSPRRSKPFIAVNVGALPETLLESELFGHEKGSFTGAAERRIGRFELADGGTLFLDEIGEIPPSTQVKLLRVLEEREVTRVGGTQSIPVDVRVVAATNRPLRESVQRGSFRSDLYYRLNVLRIYLPPLRERRSDIPLLVRRFVQEFAEQHSREFHGISAEAMQALVNYSWPGNVRELRNLIESMVVLATGREIGLADIPSAIREGGADRLLPVPIGPIVREESRAEGRELEFIVRSLVEMKLQLEELRRRVDERSDREVSGFPGSGGSIGAGALEPPAPPPPNTVTITPGMTMAEIERAAIVAALRETRGNRRKAAEILAIGERTLYRKLKEYQVPEQLED
- the gcvT gene encoding glycine cleavage system aminomethyltransferase GcvT; this translates as MTAADSTLKRTPFHDIHLAAGAKMVPFAGFEMPIQYPTGITVEHQAVRKGCGVFDVSHMGEFIIRGAQAIDFVTYVTSNDVAALAVGQVHYSGILTEQGTFVDDCLVYRYADHVMMVVNGSNKDKDFAHISRYLSKFDATLEDVSDDIGLLAVQGPKAESILQALTPATLPDIKYYWFVETTVAGIPMTLSRTGYTGEDGFELYHNAKDSAALWKALMETKQITPTGLGCRDSLRLEMGMALYGNDIDDTVTPLEAGLGWLVKMKKGDFVGRSALEAQKAAGVPRKLVGFTFTEKAIPRHGYPVFVDGAASGVVMSGIMSPSVGVGLGTAYVPTAHAKEGNTLEVEIRGKRITGTIVPFPFWKQGTVKR
- a CDS encoding GGDEF and EAL domain-containing protein, whose product is MTWTQATDSVLELLLASALSVVSSFSSIAALRLRRAVRSLESRQTAADAEPRSVSSADPSASWHTLPLLAARDALWDWDLTTDTMRFTPRWREILGGRADEVTASSDEWFSRVHPADLTQARVDVAAQTNGTQVRFESEHRIRHDSGRWITVHWVGTILRDETGRAHRVAGSVRDTTAQRLAEEQARREAFYDSLTGLPNRALARDLLQRAIRRTRRQGERRFAALIVDVDRFSHHADALGFSAADELLRAISRRLSHTVRPGDVVARLENDVFLLLLDTIHEEAEARQVAVRVLAAFEKPVEVLTHAVQVSVSIGVAMHDQAFDTPADYIRNAEIATTAAKRVGGARQASFLTAMREDVKHRASLELDLAGAIARSELRLWYQPVFSIDEPEPQLAGFEALVRWSHPQRGLLGAHEFVSLAEETGAIVPLGAWVMSEACKHVAPMGRDGGHRPWVSVNIAARQLADEALADLVDRAVHESSIDHARLRLEVTENVILANEEVARGTLAILRGRGHTILMDDFGTGHASLSYLHRLPIGAIKIDRYFVGRMDESSECQEIVRSVVALARSLGMDAVAEGVERPQHVSMLREMGCRYVQGFLLGQPVPPEETARFVSAPPAFAS
- a CDS encoding serine/threonine protein kinase is translated as MEDAFLSRLQAALDGHYVVERELTAGGQSRLFVAVDANLPRHVVIKLLPPELAGDVALARFKREIAVLVKLQHPHIVPILGMGSTTDLIWYVMPFVEGESLESKLERGALPIRDAMKVLHEISDALAHAHEVGIVHRDLKPANVLFQSSHAVLADFGVAHARLESLRSSTGMSLSELRKSNPTFNAARLTDKGFAVGTPGYMAPEQFVNDDPADARADVYSLAMLGYEMLTGHRPFSEYKGARQLVAHVTEMPPLATTLRGEIPEAIAKVLERGMMKAPGDRFATAAEFRDALGPRW